A single Nostoc sp. GT001 DNA region contains:
- a CDS encoding ParA family protein, with translation MGKTTSAVCLACLFAQKGYKVLLIDYDPNRSASVWGSRGYLPFQVATENTANRVMAKEKFDFIVIDTPARPSSAEIKELVDGCDLLLAITTPSALSMSALNMMVQSFPSKTKYSVLLTVVPPSSEPDGEIAFHTLREQGLPVLEQGIQRLKVYEHASAEGKPIYEIKRGGKKAWEDWKELAKLEPIKDLLT, from the coding sequence GTGGGCAAAACTACCTCAGCAGTGTGTCTGGCTTGCCTGTTCGCACAGAAAGGATATAAAGTTTTGCTCATTGATTACGATCCTAATCGTTCAGCATCCGTTTGGGGATCTCGCGGCTACTTACCCTTTCAAGTGGCTACAGAAAATACAGCTAATCGAGTAATGGCAAAAGAGAAGTTTGATTTTATTGTCATTGACACCCCTGCGCGACCAAGTTCAGCTGAAATTAAAGAGCTAGTTGACGGATGTGATTTACTTTTAGCTATTACAACTCCTTCTGCTCTCTCAATGAGTGCTTTGAACATGATGGTTCAAAGTTTTCCATCAAAAACCAAATATTCTGTTTTATTAACTGTTGTACCTCCATCGTCAGAGCCAGATGGAGAAATCGCTTTTCATACCCTTAGAGAACAAGGTTTACCTGTGTTAGAACAAGGGATTCAACGGTTGAAAGTTTACGAACATGCATCTGCCGAGGGGAAGCCAATTTATGAAATTAAAAGAGGAGGGAAAAAAGCATGGGAAGATTGGAAGGAACTAGCAAAGCTGGAACCAATCAAAGACTTGCTAACCTAA